taacctaacctaacctaacctaacctaacctaacctaacctaacctaacctaacctaacctaacctaacctggCAGAGGTGTTAGGTGCATGGGTTAAGCTCTAAGGCACTGTGTTCCTCCAAGGTCTGGATTATCTGCACCTTCTGGGCTCACAGTAAGGTCACAaaatcgaaaatgttgtttgttGGACTTTGCTTAAAAGGAAGAAAATGTAGTAAAAATCACTTCTTCTGTTCTCAGCAAAATATGTGGGGTGGAATAACATGTGATTTATGTAATGACATGTTATTAGTGTGTTAACacaccattaccaaacccctggTGTTACAACAAAAACGGTTTTTGCTTAGtcctgtgtctacaacaagatCCCATGTTTTGTGTGAAACTGTAAATATGTACCTACTACATGGGATGTTGTGTATAAGATTGCTTTAGGGGATTCGTTACTATACTGGGCATTCCTTCTTTGTTTTTGACCTTATGTTTTACTTTTTGTTTTACCCcccttttgtttttgtttttcctttttcctttttttgTATTATTCCTGTGTTTTGTCATGCCTATCTCATTGATCAAACTCAAATTGATTTTATTTAAGAGTCTTAAATTAGTGTGTCTCAAAATTTTATTGAGTTGTTGTTAAATCCCGGAGGTACAACGGGTCAGTAAGGCTCGTCCCATTAATACCATATCACACTTTGGAGGACAGATACTATCATAGAATAGAAGCGGTTGTGGCAAACTGACTCGAGATTCCCCAAATTCTTAAGTTCATGCCTATTCCCAGCGCTCTATAGAGTGCTACAATTTCACCTACCTGCATTCTAAATCGCCCTACACCTAGTCCTTGTGTAAACTCCCTTCGAATTTGTTAGTATCAAGATGATCGCTGTGCTTTGGTGGAACAACCCATAATTTCAAATTCAAGATATGTTTGTCACTTGTTAGTGTGTTTTTTCACACTCTGCCACCACCCCCTTTCCACCACCTTTTCCGCCACTCATGGTCTCTATCATTCTTATACTACGCGGGGTTATGCATACTGCTACCTATTACTGACTGAATTTTATTTGTTGATTTGTTCACATCATCTCTAATTAATTCACAGCTTTTTGCTGGGTATAAAATGGGAAAATGGGCAACCATAGGTATCAGAGGGCTTGGATGTATGGCCCATATCTCTCCTATCAACATCCGTGTAGGCTTAAGAGTACTGCAGGTCAACATAAAGTGGGTGAGTATACCAGTGTGATACTCATTCACACACGTTCTTACCCACCCGTTTCCAGGGCGCACAGACTCAATCTATCCTGTCTCTACTAGCAACCGAATAGATCCAATCCTGAAAGCGTTGATTACAACACAACATGAGCTATCAACGCTTGTCCTGACCTCTTGCCTTCCCGCTATGCACCTCAATGGGCACttttacttgcacttgtccCGCCACATGTCCCACGATTTCCCCTCGGAATTTATCTTTATCCTCTGATTTCCTATTATAGGACCTGTTTTACCGCGGTAGCATTCCCTCGATACTTTCTTAGACCACTATCCCAAGCGACATTCGGGGACAATTTATGGGCCGCTGCACCTCGGCCAATTGTTCCTTCTTTCAATTTACTTCCCTATATCTGGTTCGTCCTTTCTCACTATCTTGAAGCTCACACGTTACCTTCGGCTACTTTTGTCAGTCTTCGGGATTCACTGCCGCGTCGCGTGGAACAAATGTCCGCGTTGACGCTAGGCGGTTATAGAAATTGAACCCAATTATCTGGGATCCTTGATTAGTTTGAAGCCAGGGAGCGAGATACAACGTGTACAATTGGCAAGAGGACCGCTCAATAACTCAGTCCAGACCTGGGACGCAATTATTCCCCATATGTTTGATTCACATTTAAATCCCGATACACTAACAAAACATACGGGTTATACAGAAGAGAAAGTTTAAGTGGGATCAAGCACGCCATCCCGTCGATCCTAGACGGCGCCTGGGCGTAGCAGGTTAGGCACGATCAATAAACGGGTGGGGGCAACGACCTCTCACCAATTATCATCGGCATTCAGCCCTCGAGTGGGAGGCCGAACAGCGAAAAGAGGAGGGGGGGCATCTGCATAGCTTCGGCAGCTTCGGGTGGGGTGTGTTCCGGAGGCGCGGGCAGATTGGGACTGGAGGTCGAGTCAGCCGAGCGCGCCAAAGGGTTGAGTGTGGCCGTGGTGGGATGACAATATGAAGATCGTCCGGATGTAGGTACAGGGATAGAGCGAGTCGTTTTATCGCACGAGGTCGACGTTAGAGGGTGGATTGGTACGCGGGAATCACGACATAAGCTGGGGTAAGATGCAAAACGAAAACCAAACGTACGCAGGGCCATCTTGCTCTCGTACAAGTCCTTGTGCAACAGAGTGGCTTACGCGGGCCATTATAGGCGGTATTCGAGTACTAACGGGCGAACGTGGTGatgggaggtggaggtcACGGCAAACGCCTCCAACCGTTACCACCCCACATTTCTTCGGGTGTTACCTTCACCGCCAAAATGGTAACATGTATCGGTGAGAGCACGGATTGTTGTCCCAACCCATCATTCATGTACGCCCTCAACAATACTATGTAATTACAATCTATAATTGATGTAGTTTTATTAATCGAATGCTGATGCCTTGATCTTGAGCTGTAATTCACTAAATCCACTAAATCAGCTAAACCTTTAGCCTCGTACTAAACCTTGTCAGTTTAGACAGAATCTGAATAAATTTGCGTGGTCTAGAGCCACGGTCCCTAAATTACCTTCGTTTAGCTCAAATAACGAAAATCCCTGACGTGTTTGAGCTAAATTAGCCAGCGCCCTTAAGGGGTTTTTGCTGATGTTACCACACGTGAGTTGCCACCCATAGGAGTACCTGCTCCGCTTGAGTGCCGAGTCTTGCAGTCACTCCAGACACTTTACAATGCCATCAACGCACAACATAACACCCAATATACTTAAGTGCATTGCTCACTAGCACTTGAAGGAGAGGCTGCACGTCGCTAAATATGCTGAGCTTTCCGGGCCATCGCAACAGACACTGTACCCCCCTAGGTCCGGAACTTCCGGGGTTAATGTTCTGCAGGTAAGTTGCGAAACTCCCGGGCCTCAGGTACGGAACTTCCGGGGTGCAGGTTGGGAACAATGTGTAGCGGGTTTCAGGTCCGGAACCGTTACAAATTCCGCAGTTTTCCACGGGACAATTTTTTGCCGTTGCTATAGTGTTACGTAGCTAATATTCGGGTGACCAGGAGACTAGGACCGGGTGGCATATCAGTTCCGTGGCTATGTTTTGGTCAATTTCAAATAGGATTTTCAATGCTATAGCGGCTATTCCGTTTGTAATACATGATGATACGAACACAAACCCCGGAACACACGAGTGTTCCGCACCTAAACATTGAGTGTTCCGTGGCCTAGCACTGGAACTTTTACACATAAAACATGAAATACGAGGGAAAAGTCCGGAGCCCATGGGTCGCCCGTGCCTCAACCCCGGATGTTCCGTGGTTTAGCTGCGGGCGTTCCGAGGAGAAACTGAGAAACTGAGAAAAACGAAACACGAGAGCGATTTAAATAATGAAATAAACGAAAAGAAATGAGGCGAACACGTGGTATCGTTGAATCTGAATGATGCGAATGCGAACATGAGTGCGAACACAAGTACAAATCCAGGAATAGGGATACAAGTCGAATCATCATAAGAGACCAAATCGACGAGAATGAGATGAGACAATGAAATAAATTCAGAACAATGGGAGGGATAAAAGCGAAAGCGAAGGTGAAAATGAGAGCAAAAAGGGGGGAAATGAGAGCGGGGCGAACATCAAGCTCGGGCGCTCTTGGCTTGATTCCGAGTCATCCTTTTGGCCGAAGTTAAAGACCTGAAAGATAGTTAGAAGTTAGAGCAGTTACCGGGAATCTAAACACTTACCCCAGGTCGACGTCATCGACCAGCTCCTGCTTAGCCTGGCGTCCTCCTTTCCCAGTCTTCTTCCCGCGAAGCGGCGCATCGCTTGGCTTGGAGGCTGTGGGCACAGGTGGCTGCAAGACCAGTCCCGATTTCTTTGCCGGCGGCGGGGGTtccttcatattcttccCGTTGGCCTTCTGCTTATTGTTCGCAGCCTTGTTAGCGGGCGCTGCCTTGCAATTTCCACCCTTGTTGGCCGGAGGCTCTCCGATGTCGGCTTGAGCTGGGGAAGGGAGACGAGGATTTTTTCGGGCAGGCTTGAGGGCTGGGGTCGCTTCTTTGTTAGAGTCGTCAGCATCGGCGGAGGGGGGATCCTGATTGCTCGCGTCGGGACGAAGGGGTGTGCCCGATCGAATAGTCGATGGGTACTCTTGCGTGTTCTGTACAGACTCCACATCGTCGTTGTCGAGGGTTGAGCTGGCAGGCGGATATGTCTATTAAATGTTAGCATTATTCAGACGGTTATAATAAAACGTACCTCTTCATCCTCCATTTGCGCCTCTGCTGTGGCCCTTGACACTGCAATAGCCTTCGACTTTGCCAAAGCATCGGCTTTTGCTTTAGCTTTGAACGCGGATAGATCGCGGGTCGCAGTGGGCTCGGTGTCGGCTTGGGTGGTGCCGAACTCCTGGCTAGGGGCGGTCTTGTGTGCAGGCTACTGGTAAGTCAAGATACATCGTTGAATAGAGAGTGGCACTGACCTGGATCTCCTTTCCTTTCCCTTTCGAGGGCTTTGGGCCTGGCATGGGCTCGTCATCCTCAGTCTCAGCCGGGGGCTGGTTTCGGGCCTTCTTCCGAGGGCGATTAGATTCCTACAAACTGATCAAACTAAGTTGTGCATCTAAGTAATTAAGCGTACCTCAACATCCTTGGCCTTGCGCTTTGGGGAAGCAGACTTCGAGGTCGGAGTTGGCATGGTGGTGTCTTCTTCCTTGTCGTCTTCACTGGGAGGTGCCCTTTTTGACGACTGCTTTTGCGCCTGATATTTATGTATTAGATCGAATCATGTAGCTAAAAAAAATACTCACCTGTGTCTTTGACGGCCTGAGCTTAGGAGATGGGGCTTGTTCGCCACCAGAACCCTCGTCGTCAGAATCTTGAATGCGGCGTGCAGCCTAGTTATAGACTAGAGTTAGACTGTATTTAAAGGACGAGTAAAATTTATACCTTGCGGGATGAACCTGATGGCTTTGGAACGGGAGGTTCCTCGTCATCGGATGCGTTCTGAGGGGTGGATTCATGCGCCGGCGTCTGCCATGAATTAATGTCAATTAAAAATGAATTGGATCGGGAAAAACCACGTGCCTTGTTCGAGACTTTGCACGATCCTCCTGCTTGATTGGTGGCGTTTGATGCATCGGGCTTGGTGCACTATGTAAGCAATTGGATTAGAAGTTATTCAAGACGCGTGTGATAACTCACATTCTTCCCATTTGTCTTCTCCTTCCCTGCATTGGCGGTTTTCTTTGCCTGTTCAAGTTAGCTCGGTTGATGTCAAAGATGAATATATTATTATGAGACAAACGTACCTCGCGTTTTGTTCTGAGCTTTGCGCACCAGGCAGCAAGCCCGCCCGCCTTTTGGATGCGGTTCTGGTGATCACGCCCGTTTGTAAGCGCGCGGATAGCAAACTCCCTGGTTGCCCAACTCTGTCGGAACCGAGCAAGAATAGGATAACTTTTGCGAGCCTGAGGAAATAAAAATATTAAGATGTTAACCCAACTGAAACGATAAAACATACCTGAATCGTGATAGACGCAAATTGCTCAGGGCTGACCATGGAAAATGTGCAGTCCTTGATGTTACGAGTAACGTGTCGTGTAATGGTGCGAATCGTATTCTAGGTGTAGTTGAGGGACAATCGCAGGATTAAAGAATGGAAAGACTCACTCGGATACCTTGGATAAGGTCCTTGTTCTCATTGCCTTCCATCTTCACAAGTTTTGGCAGATTGTTTAATTTGCCTTCGGGTCGGTCGATCATCGAATATTTTGTGTAGTCGCCGTTATCGTCGGGGACATACACAAAATTACCACACTTTGACTTGTATGGTTCGTCTGGAGGAGTTGGTCAGCATGCAGAAAGCGAGGAAGtcaagcgcatacattcggGCTTGGCATCATCCATcgcttcctcgtcttcgccGTCTTCGCCGTCCTTGCCATCTTCACTACGGTTGTGACAGTTGTCGTTGTCGCCATTGCTATCGTTGTCTACACCTTCGACCTCGCCGTCATCCTCGCCTTCGTCGTCATCCTCGTCATGATAGTGAACTCCCTTGCCTTTGACGGTCGAGGCTAGAGCAGAAGCCTTTGCCTGCTTATACTCTGTTGTGCGCTCGCGTTGAGCCGCCCTGGCAGCGCTAGGAAGTGCCGCCTTGGATGGTTTGGAATGGGTAGCGGGCTTTGATTTTGTGGCTTTGGGCATGATTCTATAGTTTTCATTAGCATTTAGAAACACTTAGAAACACGATAACATATCTTTTAAGAGTGATAACCAAAGAATTATAAGAATTTAGTAAAATCCAAATTTTGAGTGGCGGGGAGTCTGACCTTGTTTGAATGAATAAACACGTCGGGTAAAGCTATAAGAGCAGATGAGTGAGCATTTTGAACAAGAAATGACTGGGGAATAGCGAAATACTGAGAAGTGGCGGGGCGAATAAATTCGATTttctttgttttttttttcagtgAACACCACAAGGCACTCCTAGCACGCGCAAATACCATAGACATCAGATGCTGTTGATTCTGAGGAGGTTACAACACTTACTTTCCAGCCAAAGAGACGGCGGGCAGCGGTTGTGGTGGTTGGATGGACGAAATGAATGCGAACCCGCGCGGTGATCTGCGTTAACGTCCACGTGACCGCGGGTTTGGACTTACCTTGACTCAAAGTCATGCCAGAAAAGAAATACCCATGCAAATGCGGATGTGGTGGGTGGTACATAGCAAGAGTATGTCGAGAACATATGAAGCGGGCGCTGGTTAAGCTACCCGTCCACAAACCCGCGCAGCGAAGGAGTTCCGGAGAGAGACTGCGGTATGTACCCGACAAAGTTGGTTGAGTATGTTGAGCTAACAATAAATttaagaaaaaaaagagaaaTGATTCGCCGCACCTCAATCCAAgcagtcttttcccaaaacAACTCCCAAAACGCAAACCTAGATCCACCTCATTCCCCACCGCCACCCGCATCTCCACCTGTCCCCAACACCAACGCCAATGATCTCAATGAACTTGACGATGAGGATTTTGGCTTCGACAACAATATACCACTTGCAGACCCTAGTATATGGGACAAACTCTTACAACACCGGTACCACGATGAAATATCCAACAACGAGTTGCGTCCAACCCCCGAAGGAACTGCCACTCGGTCCGAACCAGATAACCCAGAAGAACTGGATAACATTAGTGTGGAAACACTCTCTGACTACCTTGGCAACATTGATATGGCAGCCTGTGGGCTTTCAGCAGAGGATATCATGGATGCGGAGGATATTGTTGAAGCGGTGGTTGAAGGTACGTATATATTCATTTTTGCCTAATTATTAGTAACTTTTTACTAGCATACACTCTGCTCGAGGTGGAGGATATCCACAATCTCTCTTGTTTGACTTGTGTGTTAGGTTCAAGCCAACCGAAGAGTTTTTTGCAGAATTAATTCGGCGTTATCAACCCATCGACAGTGCAGAAGGAACCCGAATCCCTTCTATTAAACGACTTCGTACACTTACTCGTAAACTCTCGGGGCTCTCAGCAAAGCGACACCATTGCTGCGTGAATTCTTGCGTAGCTTTCATCGGTTACTTAGGACATATGGATACATGTCCAGTCTGCCATGAACCCCGCCTCGACTCAGCTGGCAAGCCTCGGAATATTTTTACCACCATCCCCCTCATTCCCCAACTTCGTTCCCTATTTGCTTGCCCTATCACCGCAGAGAAGATGCGTCATCGCCATACGTATACCAACGATAAAAACACCATGGCCGATGTATTTGATTCTCTTCGCTATCTAGAACTGCGCGACCTCTATGTGGTAATTGACGGCAAGCCGATGCCCTATAAATACTTCGAAGAAGAACACGAAATTGCCCTTGGAATCGGTCTAGATGGTGCTTGCCCATTCAAACGCCGAACAAACACTTGCTGGCCCATTCTCATCATCAACTACAACCTCAGCTCAGAGGAACGCACACGAATCGAAAACATGATATGTGTCGGTATAATCCCTGGCCCACAGTGTCCTGCCGACATCAACTCATTCCTTCAGCCCTTGATCGACGAGCTTCGGGAGCTGGCACGTGGTGTGGCAACTGTTGACGCCAATCAACGAAGGTTATTTTCTCTGCGCGCGCATCTCTTGACCATATTTGGCGATATCCCGGCGCTTACCAAAATTTTGGAGCTGATTGGTCACAATGGTTGTCTCCCCTGCCGATTTTGTTTCATGCCCACTGTCCTAGGACCTACCTCGGGTGGTGGATCTCATCGATATTGCCCTTTACATCAGCCGAATGGATTTCGAATGGATCCCCTCGACCTTCCCCTGAGGGAACACAACGACTCTATTTGCACGGGCCTCAAGGTTCTGAACGCTAAAAATGAGGCAGAGCGCAAGCGACTTGCAACTGAGTCGGGCATCAAAGGGGTTACGCTGTTTGCGCGTGTGCCCTCTGTTTCAATTCCCCGCTCCTTCCCTGTCGACCTCATGCACTTAATCTGGCAGAATCTCATCCCACAATTAATCGATCTATGGACTGGGGACTTCAACGATCTAGATAGCGGCCTTGAGGATTATCAATTTAAGCAAGATGTCTGGAATGCCGTCTGCGAAGCTTGTATCCCGTCCCGACGTACCATGCCCACAGCTCTTGGGTGCCCTGTCCCTGATCCTCGCAAGCGCTCTCAATTCATTGCTGAGACATGGAATGGGCTTACAACTCAAATGGCCCCCTCGCTTCTTCGTGAACGATTCTCTGACCAGCGCTATTATCAGCATTTTGTCCGCCTGGTTAAACTTCTCTCGCTCGTTGTTTCATTCGATCTTTCGCGGGATGATATTCCAGAAATTCGACAAGGATTTGCCGAATGGGTCGAGGAGTATGAACAGTGAGTAATACCTCTTCATTTTGCATTATTTTTGTCACTAAGGCCACCCAGAATCTACTATCAATTTGACGAGGACAGGCTTCAGACTTGTCCCGTCAACATTCATTATCTCCTCCATGTCGCCGATTCTCTCGAGTACATGGGTCCTTTATGGGCTTATTGGGCTTACCCCATGGAGCGATTTTGTAGCTTTATTATCAACTCGGTTAAAAGCCGGCGGTATCCATATGCCAACATTGACGAACGCATACTCAACCGAGCTCGATTACAAATAATTCTACGGAAATATCGACTTATTGATAAGGAGCCGTTTGCTCTGCGGTATCGTCCAGACGAATCTGA
The Rhizoctonia solani chromosome 8, complete sequence DNA segment above includes these coding regions:
- a CDS encoding Transposase family tnp2 codes for the protein MIRRTSIQAVFSQNNSQNANLDPPHSPPPPASPPVPNTNANDLNELDDEDFGFDNNIPLADPSIWDKLLQHRYHDEISNNELRPTPEGTATRSEPDNPEELDNISVETLSDYLGNIDMAACGLSAEDIMDAEDIVEAVVEGGGYPQSLLFDLCVRFKPTEEFFAELIRRYQPIDSAEGTRIPSIKRLRTLTRKLSGLSAKRHHCCVNSCVAFIGYLGHMDTCPVCHEPRLDSAGKPRNIFTTIPLIPQLRSLFACPITAEKMRHRHTYTNDKNTMADVFDSLRYLELRDLYVVIDGKPMPYKYFEEEHEIALGIGLDGACPFKRRTNTCWPILIINYNLSSEERTRIENMICVGIIPGPQCPADINSFLQPLIDELRELARGVATVDANQRRLFSLRAHLLTIFGDIPALTKILELIGHNGCLPCRFCFMPTVLGPTSGGGSHRYCPLHQPNGFRMDPLDLPLREHNDSICTGLKVLNAKNEAERKRLATESGIKGVTLFARVPSVSIPRSFPVDLMHLIWQNLIPQLIDLWTGDFNDLDSGLEDYQFKQDVWNAVCEACIPSRRTMPTALGCPVPDPRKRSQFIAETWNGLTTQMAPSLLRERFSDQRYYQHFVRLVKLLSLVVSFDLSRDDIPEIRQGFAEWVEEYEQIYYQFDEDRLQTCPVNIHYLLHVADSLEYMGPLWAYWAYPMERFCSFIINSVKSRRYPYANIDERILNRARLQIILRKYRLIDKEPFALRYRPDESENATMVRGYPLAYLLSPHLKHLHVDQHLRRQIVRYLTTCFEILAPAAEALIPNELEQWGRLRIGNGGDTIHARGFHKLRADGRDASFVRYQLMVDQLADDARASPEFKEESQYGQLRHIFVLTIPPKTRKINPDPKKKQYLLLAQIYEAPVHIDEADEYRVVWYKGKLGTGEVVDVSTIHCVVGRIQDGNQWWIIDRSADNALAHPEFVD